The following are encoded in a window of Haloarcula halophila genomic DNA:
- a CDS encoding chemotaxis protein CheW yields the protein MSDDDDRMDRAERIRKMREGDREADTDDSSTEPTDDSSTEPTDDSSATDADADRGETPEQDESTDDTAPTASETTADSEEWFDEQSENAGDATADPGDGPQSADDTLSAAERAAQSAAQLSGGEATPPGGEQPGDISATATAMQGPTGVELPDQQLLDEAMSGSDASRTEGGARAAAVGEETGSKNEELVRVLEFTLSGEHYCLDIEYVEEIVKRDSITRVPNTADYVEGVVDLRGQITTILDPTAMMNVEETGSQDLVVVFDPEMSEDQGAIGWVVDEVRQVAPVTEDQVNDPPVDAEYINGVVDREDQDQFVIWIEPDDALEQATLDDED from the coding sequence ATGAGTGACGACGACGACCGTATGGACCGTGCAGAACGCATCCGGAAGATGCGCGAAGGGGACCGAGAGGCAGACACCGACGACTCGTCGACGGAGCCGACCGACGACTCGTCGACGGAGCCGACCGACGACTCGTCGGCGACGGACGCCGACGCGGACCGCGGGGAGACGCCGGAGCAGGACGAGTCGACCGACGACACCGCTCCGACGGCGTCGGAGACGACAGCCGACTCCGAGGAGTGGTTCGACGAACAGTCGGAGAACGCAGGGGACGCGACGGCCGATCCCGGGGACGGTCCCCAGTCGGCCGACGACACGCTCTCGGCGGCCGAACGAGCGGCACAGTCGGCGGCACAGTTGTCGGGCGGGGAAGCGACTCCCCCCGGCGGCGAACAACCGGGTGACATCTCCGCGACGGCGACGGCGATGCAGGGGCCGACCGGCGTCGAACTGCCCGACCAGCAGCTCCTCGATGAGGCGATGTCCGGCTCCGACGCGTCCAGAACCGAGGGAGGCGCACGTGCGGCGGCGGTCGGCGAGGAGACCGGCTCCAAGAACGAGGAGTTAGTCCGTGTCCTGGAGTTCACCCTTTCGGGGGAACACTACTGTCTGGACATCGAGTACGTCGAGGAGATCGTCAAGCGAGACAGCATCACTCGGGTCCCGAACACGGCCGACTACGTCGAGGGCGTCGTCGACCTTCGCGGACAGATCACGACGATCCTCGACCCGACGGCGATGATGAACGTCGAAGAGACCGGCTCCCAGGATCTCGTCGTCGTCTTCGATCCGGAGATGTCAGAAGACCAGGGTGCGATCGGTTGGGTCGTCGACGAGGTCCGGCAGGTCGCCCCCGTCACCGAGGACCAGGTCAACGATCCGCCGGTCGACGCCGAGTACATCAACGGCGTCGTCGACCGCGAGGACCAGGACCAGTTCGTCATCTGGATCGAGCCCGACGACGCGCTCGAACAGGCGACCCTCGACGACGAGGACTGA
- a CDS encoding DUF7511 domain-containing protein, with amino-acid sequence MYSDPDWVTDDRQQSPEEPTVELRSTVVHYSDGPDRCTVYPPDCPETARLTTWLSADRSAFVDRDVMR; translated from the coding sequence ATGTACTCCGATCCCGACTGGGTGACCGACGACCGCCAGCAATCACCCGAGGAGCCGACCGTCGAACTGCGATCGACGGTCGTCCACTACAGCGACGGCCCGGACCGCTGTACGGTGTACCCGCCCGATTGCCCCGAGACCGCCCGCCTCACGACCTGGCTCAGTGCCGACCGGAGCGCGTTCGTCGACCGCGACGTCATGCGGTGA
- a CDS encoding ParA family protein translates to MTRSAADGPARICVTNAKGGTGKTTIAINVAGALNDRGRDVLFVDLDPQGNATEGLGLVDAYDAEPPTLFDALTGDPSLLSELVVEHEEMDVVPSSIDMLQAEHELTIADLIARVRTQNREIDPETLASFAINVSPSMVSGSHALDTLDRALATISGYDYVIIDSPPFYGKLTDTGVFAAQHIIVPALTEATSERAIELLMDQMAAMERQTGVSVEMLGVVANRVETTAEDETMLEWFNMAFPERPVWEVRKRVALQRAFSAGRSVFAADENCDMAAVFEEIAAEFDRTFGYTEVTA, encoded by the coding sequence ATGACGAGATCAGCAGCGGACGGCCCGGCGCGTATCTGCGTGACAAACGCGAAAGGCGGGACCGGGAAGACGACCATCGCCATCAACGTCGCCGGGGCGTTGAACGACAGGGGACGGGACGTCCTCTTCGTGGACCTCGATCCACAGGGCAACGCCACCGAGGGGCTCGGACTCGTCGACGCGTACGACGCCGAACCACCCACCCTGTTCGACGCGCTCACCGGCGACCCGTCGCTCCTGTCGGAGTTGGTGGTCGAACACGAGGAGATGGACGTCGTCCCGTCGAGCATCGACATGCTCCAGGCCGAACACGAGCTAACGATCGCGGACCTCATCGCACGGGTCCGGACACAGAACCGCGAGATCGATCCGGAGACGCTGGCGTCGTTCGCGATCAACGTCTCGCCGTCGATGGTCTCGGGCAGTCACGCCTTGGACACGCTCGACCGTGCGCTTGCGACGATCAGCGGCTACGATTACGTCATCATCGACTCCCCGCCGTTCTACGGGAAACTGACCGACACCGGCGTCTTCGCCGCACAGCACATCATCGTCCCGGCGCTGACCGAGGCCACCTCCGAACGGGCCATCGAACTGCTGATGGACCAGATGGCGGCCATGGAACGCCAGACGGGCGTCTCCGTCGAGATGCTCGGTGTCGTCGCGAATCGGGTCGAGACGACCGCGGAGGACGAGACGATGCTGGAGTGGTTCAACATGGCGTTCCCGGAGCGTCCGGTCTGGGAAGTGCGAAAGCGGGTCGCCCTCCAGCGGGCGTTCAGCGCCGGTCGGTCGGTGTTTGCGGCCGACGAAAACTGTGATATGGCGGCGGTGTTCGAGGAGATCGCCGCGGAGTTCGATAGGACCTTCGGATACACTGAGGTGACAGCATGA
- the msrA gene encoding peptide-methionine (S)-S-oxide reductase MsrA translates to MGTTDRTTALAPDEAAPPPGETRTATFGLGCFWGPDARFGAMEGVVRTRVGYAGGTEPAPSYYSLGDHTEVVQVEYDPDVLDYPDLLDVCWRSHDPFSAARKRQYRGVILVHDDDQRAAAERSRDELADRTGKSVRTPIEPLEAFFLAEETHQKYELRSTPILGDELVEQYGDGFVDSTVAARLNGFVAGHGEQAQRDAFLASVDLPPAALSELERRL, encoded by the coding sequence ATGGGAACGACCGACCGGACGACTGCGCTCGCCCCGGACGAGGCAGCGCCGCCGCCCGGCGAGACGCGAACAGCGACGTTCGGACTGGGCTGTTTCTGGGGTCCCGACGCCCGCTTCGGCGCGATGGAGGGAGTGGTCCGGACTCGCGTGGGGTACGCCGGCGGCACCGAGCCAGCTCCCAGTTACTACTCGCTGGGCGACCACACCGAAGTCGTCCAGGTGGAGTACGATCCCGACGTACTCGACTATCCAGACCTGCTGGACGTCTGCTGGCGCAGTCACGATCCGTTCTCGGCGGCCCGCAAACGCCAATACCGCGGGGTAATTCTCGTCCACGACGACGACCAGCGGGCGGCCGCCGAACGGTCCCGGGACGAACTGGCCGACCGGACCGGCAAGTCCGTTCGGACGCCGATCGAACCCCTGGAGGCGTTCTTCCTCGCGGAGGAGACCCACCAGAAGTACGAACTCCGATCGACGCCGATCCTGGGCGACGAACTCGTCGAACAGTACGGTGACGGCTTCGTCGATTCGACGGTCGCCGCCCGCCTCAACGGCTTCGTCGCCGGCCACGGCGAACAGGCACAGCGCGACGCGTTCCTAGCGAGCGTCGACCTCCCGCCGGCCGCACTCTCGGAACTGGAGCGCCGCCTGTAA
- a CDS encoding response regulator, whose protein sequence is MSIDVLLVDEDRDVLEIVETFLGQEDGFEVTGETDPEAALERIGTEGYDAVVSDYKMPKLDGLELCSALRDRGNDIPFLLFTARELEDLEGAAAKAGVTNVVQKGTGTEQYGVLADHIRDVV, encoded by the coding sequence ATGAGTATCGACGTGCTCCTGGTCGACGAAGACCGTGACGTGCTCGAAATCGTCGAGACGTTCCTGGGGCAGGAAGACGGGTTCGAGGTGACCGGCGAGACCGATCCCGAAGCAGCGCTCGAACGGATCGGTACCGAGGGGTACGACGCGGTCGTCAGCGACTACAAGATGCCGAAACTCGACGGGCTGGAACTCTGTTCGGCGCTCCGTGACCGCGGAAACGACATCCCTTTCCTCCTGTTTACCGCCCGTGAACTCGAAGACTTGGAGGGTGCAGCCGCGAAGGCGGGCGTCACGAACGTCGTGCAGAAGGGGACCGGGACCGAGCAGTACGGCGTGCTGGCCGACCACATCCGCGACGTGGTTTAA
- a CDS encoding cob(I)yrinic acid a,c-diamide adenosyltransferase, with protein sequence MTIYTGRGDQGQTDLRNMERVSKDSRRIEAYGTVDEVNALVGVVRPTGHDDIDEKLRAVQNHLHIIQADFANPQPEEGDPRLTEAHVEEIEAIIDEADEELDPLESFILPSGSVPGAKLHHARAVCRRAERRSVSLAAEEAVVNETAIVYLNRLSDALFTLARLVNKREGVREENPDY encoded by the coding sequence ATGACGATCTACACCGGCCGCGGCGATCAGGGCCAGACCGACCTCCGGAACATGGAGCGCGTCTCGAAGGACAGCCGCCGCATCGAGGCCTACGGCACTGTCGACGAGGTAAACGCCCTCGTCGGCGTCGTGCGGCCGACCGGCCACGACGACATCGACGAGAAGCTCCGGGCGGTCCAGAACCACCTCCACATCATCCAGGCGGACTTCGCGAACCCCCAGCCAGAGGAGGGCGACCCGCGGCTCACCGAGGCCCACGTCGAGGAGATCGAGGCGATCATCGACGAGGCCGACGAGGAACTGGACCCCCTGGAGTCGTTTATCCTCCCTTCGGGATCGGTACCGGGCGCGAAGCTCCACCACGCACGAGCGGTCTGTCGCCGTGCGGAGCGACGGTCGGTCTCGCTGGCCGCCGAGGAGGCCGTCGTCAACGAGACGGCGATCGTCTACCTCAACCGGCTCTCGGACGCGCTGTTTACCCTCGCGCGCCTGGTGAACAAGCGCGAAGGCGTCCGGGAGGAGAACCCCGATTACTGA
- a CDS encoding YegP family protein produces MTEQRSADDWRWRLRHDTGTIIADSYASKAEQCIESGKTNAPDAGIEGQD; encoded by the coding sequence ATTACTGAGCAGAGATCGGCCGACGACTGGCGGTGGCGGCTCCGTCACGACACCGGTACCATCATCGCCGACAGCTACGCCAGCAAGGCCGAACAGTGCATCGAGAGCGGCAAGACCAACGCCCCCGACGCCGGGATCGAGGGACAGGACTGA
- a CDS encoding FlaD/FlaE family flagellar protein, translated as MTINPRDYDLDELRELARKRGDQDNGLGDGELPDPSNLADVGLGEGDGEEMTGNSFRSGLYRELLPFLGGDELEKPYLESLPETYAAEFVVFEWLEFLVLHSGYQGADNALSYYESVDWLTEEVTADLSDYLLGVEESAANEGNDLDVDDHMLSLVYIAKLTAMT; from the coding sequence ATGACTATCAATCCGCGCGACTACGACCTCGACGAACTGCGGGAGTTGGCCCGCAAGCGCGGGGACCAGGACAACGGGTTGGGTGACGGAGAGCTCCCCGACCCGTCGAACCTCGCCGATGTCGGCCTCGGAGAGGGCGACGGCGAAGAGATGACCGGGAACTCCTTCCGGTCGGGGCTCTACCGGGAGTTGCTGCCGTTTCTCGGCGGCGACGAACTGGAGAAGCCGTATCTCGAATCGCTCCCCGAGACCTACGCGGCCGAGTTCGTCGTCTTCGAGTGGCTGGAGTTTCTGGTGTTGCATTCGGGCTATCAAGGTGCCGACAACGCGCTGTCGTACTACGAGTCGGTCGATTGGCTCACCGAGGAGGTCACGGCCGATCTCTCGGATTACCTGTTGGGTGTCGAAGAGTCGGCCGCCAACGAGGGCAACGACCTCGACGTGGACGACCACATGCTGAGTCTGGTGTACATCGCGAAACTGACCGCGATGACGTGA
- the mvaD gene encoding phosphomevalonate decarboxylase MvaD, translated as MKATAKAHPIQGLVKYHGMRDEELRLPYHDSISVCTAPSHSKTTVEFEPDRTEDSYVIDGEPVEGRGAERIDAVVDHVREVAGIDHGVRFESTNNFPTNIGFGSSSSGFAAAAMALVEAAGLDMTRPEISTVARRGSSSAARAVTGAFSHLRTGMNDKDCRSERIETDLDDDLRIVAGMVPSYKETEAAHEEAADSHMFEARMAHIHGQISDMRDALYDTDFDRAFELAEHDSLSLAATTMTGPAGWVYWQPRTIEIFNTVRELRTERDLPVYFSVDTGASVYINTTADHVDEVEAAVADCGVDTRVWEVGGPARVLDSDAALF; from the coding sequence ATGAAAGCGACCGCGAAGGCCCACCCGATCCAGGGGTTGGTCAAGTACCACGGGATGCGCGACGAGGAGCTTCGCCTCCCGTACCACGACAGCATCTCCGTCTGTACGGCACCGAGTCACTCGAAGACGACCGTCGAGTTCGAGCCCGACCGGACCGAGGACAGCTACGTCATCGACGGCGAACCGGTCGAGGGCCGGGGCGCCGAGCGGATCGACGCCGTCGTCGACCACGTCCGGGAGGTGGCGGGCATCGACCACGGCGTCCGCTTCGAGTCGACGAACAACTTCCCGACCAACATCGGCTTTGGCTCCTCGTCGTCGGGCTTCGCCGCGGCGGCGATGGCACTGGTCGAGGCCGCCGGCCTCGACATGACTCGCCCGGAGATCTCGACGGTCGCCCGACGTGGCTCCTCCTCGGCCGCCCGGGCAGTCACGGGCGCGTTCTCGCACCTCCGGACGGGCATGAACGACAAGGACTGCCGGAGCGAGCGCATCGAGACCGACCTGGACGACGACCTCCGGATCGTCGCCGGGATGGTCCCCTCGTACAAGGAAACGGAGGCCGCACACGAGGAGGCCGCCGACAGCCACATGTTCGAGGCACGGATGGCCCACATCCACGGACAGATCTCGGACATGCGCGACGCGCTCTACGACACCGACTTCGACCGGGCGTTCGAGTTGGCCGAGCACGACTCCCTGTCGCTGGCGGCGACGACGATGACCGGGCCCGCCGGCTGGGTCTACTGGCAACCCCGGACGATCGAGATCTTCAACACGGTCCGCGAACTGCGCACGGAGCGGGACCTGCCCGTCTATTTCTCGGTCGACACCGGCGCGAGCGTCTACATCAACACCACCGCCGACCACGTCGACGAGGTCGAGGCCGCGGTCGCGGACTGTGGCGTCGACACCCGCGTCTGGGAGGTCGGCGGGCCGGCCCGCGTCCTCGATTCGGACGCGGCGCTGTTCTGA
- a CDS encoding NAD(P)/FAD-dependent oxidoreductase codes for MRVAVLGAGYAGLTLARKLERTLPDDVELVVVDESATHVVQHELHRVVRRPSLAEEISVDLDAVLDCELRTASVTAIDPDAGTATLDGEETLSYDVGAVCLGARTAFYDLPGVRTHATPLKRLDDAREIREAFLGLSSGRVVVGGAGLSGIQVAGELAALRDEEGTDTEVLLLEQESEVAPTFPESFQVAVHDALVDAGVTVRTGDSVARADAETISLENGEDLACDQFVWTGGITGTDAMGEERPVVRADLRLGERTFAVGDAARVVDSDGEAVPASASAAIREARVAGGNIAALVDHLRDGRGGFEPRLTRYSFDVPGWLVSVGDDAVAKVGPTVLTGRTALALKTTVGAGYLGSVGAVENAVDLVREELDVAIDEDEIDEALSEPEK; via the coding sequence ATGCGCGTCGCTGTACTCGGTGCCGGCTACGCCGGCCTGACCCTCGCCCGGAAACTCGAACGGACGCTCCCCGACGACGTGGAACTGGTAGTCGTCGACGAGAGCGCCACTCACGTGGTTCAACACGAACTCCACCGGGTGGTCCGGCGGCCGTCGCTGGCCGAGGAGATCTCGGTCGACCTCGATGCGGTGCTTGACTGCGAACTCCGGACCGCGTCGGTGACGGCTATCGACCCCGACGCGGGAACGGCGACCCTGGACGGCGAGGAGACGCTGTCCTACGACGTGGGGGCGGTGTGTCTGGGCGCACGGACGGCCTTCTACGACCTCCCGGGCGTGCGTACCCACGCGACACCGCTGAAACGGCTCGACGACGCCCGCGAGATCCGCGAGGCGTTCCTGGGGCTGTCCTCGGGCCGAGTCGTCGTCGGCGGCGCGGGCCTCTCGGGAATCCAGGTGGCCGGCGAACTCGCCGCACTCCGCGACGAGGAGGGGACCGACACCGAGGTACTACTGCTGGAACAGGAGTCGGAGGTCGCGCCGACGTTCCCCGAGTCGTTCCAGGTCGCCGTCCACGACGCGCTGGTCGATGCCGGCGTGACAGTCCGGACCGGCGATTCCGTGGCACGGGCCGACGCCGAGACGATCTCGCTGGAGAACGGCGAGGACCTCGCCTGCGACCAGTTCGTCTGGACCGGCGGGATCACCGGGACCGACGCGATGGGCGAGGAGCGCCCGGTCGTCCGGGCGGACCTCCGGCTCGGCGAGCGGACCTTCGCAGTCGGCGACGCCGCCCGGGTCGTCGACAGCGACGGCGAGGCGGTCCCCGCGAGCGCGTCGGCCGCGATCCGCGAGGCCCGCGTCGCCGGCGGCAACATCGCGGCGCTGGTCGATCACCTCCGGGACGGCCGGGGCGGGTTCGAGCCGCGGCTCACCCGCTACTCCTTCGACGTGCCCGGGTGGCTGGTGTCGGTCGGCGACGACGCCGTCGCGAAGGTCGGGCCGACGGTGCTGACCGGGCGAACGGCCCTGGCACTGAAAACCACCGTCGGCGCCGGCTACCTGGGGAGCGTGGGTGCCGTCGAAAACGCTGTGGATCTGGTCCGCGAAGAGTTGGACGTCGCGATCGACGAGGACGAGATCGACGAGGCGCTGTCAGAGCCCGAGAAGTGA
- a CDS encoding rod shape-determining protein, translated as MSDDDAEPGDDAATESWTDGGTVPVGVKLGSTRTVIALPDEDGGNRIVKSLTCMATYEDALTGEEKILYGEEAAREYPDRVQYMLRSGLPEDADRAEMTKTFFEAIIEANDIPEDSGVVYAIPTIDNPAGLENLRSVIEESSIGQELVESYPESLCGSIPAFGDDLEAIDEIFVAVNMGSTNLEASAYRRGEQLAPFTTGAVTGNEVDRMIANYVEEETQGRVNIDTQTAREYKEEHADFVDFEPFTDIIQQPGGGSHEFTIERSVMDAVNEYLDEAVDELANTFLPELGNDHMKVYQLALDQPIVLTGGMACIPGIVEEFEERLSEELDREVEATAADEPADAATVGAQRIAARLVENS; from the coding sequence ATGAGTGATGACGACGCAGAACCGGGAGACGACGCGGCGACCGAGAGCTGGACCGACGGTGGCACAGTACCCGTCGGCGTCAAACTCGGCAGTACCCGGACGGTCATCGCACTTCCGGACGAGGACGGCGGGAACCGGATCGTCAAGTCGTTGACCTGTATGGCGACCTACGAGGACGCGCTGACCGGCGAGGAGAAGATCCTCTACGGCGAGGAGGCCGCCCGGGAGTACCCCGACCGCGTCCAGTACATGCTCCGGTCCGGGCTCCCCGAGGACGCGGATCGCGCCGAGATGACGAAAACGTTCTTCGAGGCGATCATCGAGGCGAACGATATCCCCGAGGACAGCGGCGTCGTCTACGCGATCCCGACGATCGACAACCCGGCCGGACTGGAGAACCTCCGGTCGGTCATCGAAGAGTCCTCGATCGGCCAGGAACTGGTCGAGAGCTACCCCGAGTCGCTGTGTGGCTCGATCCCGGCGTTCGGCGACGATCTGGAGGCCATCGACGAGATATTCGTCGCGGTCAACATGGGTTCGACGAACCTCGAAGCCTCGGCCTACCGGCGTGGCGAACAGCTCGCGCCGTTCACGACGGGTGCAGTCACTGGCAACGAGGTCGACCGGATGATCGCGAACTACGTCGAGGAAGAGACCCAGGGCCGGGTCAACATCGACACCCAGACCGCCCGCGAGTACAAGGAGGAACACGCCGATTTCGTCGACTTCGAGCCTTTTACCGACATCATCCAACAGCCCGGCGGTGGCTCCCACGAGTTCACCATCGAGCGGTCGGTGATGGACGCCGTCAACGAGTACCTCGACGAGGCGGTCGACGAGTTGGCCAACACGTTCCTGCCCGAACTCGGCAACGACCACATGAAGGTGTACCAGCTCGCCCTCGATCAGCCGATCGTGCTCACCGGCGGGATGGCCTGTATCCCCGGTATCGTCGAGGAGTTCGAGGAACGGCTCAGCGAGGAACTGGACCGGGAGGTCGAAGCGACGGCCGCCGACGAACCCGCCGACGCGGCGACTGTCGGCGCCCAACGGATCGCTGCCAGGCTAGTCGAGAACAGTTAA
- a CDS encoding glycoside hydrolase family 32 protein, giving the protein MVESLRIGCLYADSCSDEQAAAYDWCEEAAGTVERCSLTAVDPGAFDVLWWHRDDEFDPDDLSADAAETLRSAVESGGGLLLTLGAMGAVVPLGFEAVPPDETGWEEISEPTGPLWKALYEDHPVHAEFDTLRIHTRGPGVTVPYARYEGVVPARGDVLASTARADTDAVSELSTIAWHPGDGQVLGIGSAVSFLHPTHDICQRNRETLVGNALRQLAGGERSPLLGRPNDAETFGLARDRLATDRLRPNYHVTPPANWLNDPNGLIHWNGRYHLFYQYNPAGPFHGTIHWGHAVSDDLVHWEDEPVALTPSPDGPDRDGCWSGCAVDDDGTPTILYTGGREKLQLPCMATADDDSLRTWSKDPENPIIQEVPREPQVLSTEDWDGEFRDHCVWREDGTWYQLIGAGIEDGGGAALLYESGDLRNWEYRGPILTGDRDTAGTVWECPELLDFGEKQLLHISNYEDVVYFLGTYEDGQFDAERRDKLDHGDFYAPQSMWLDDGQVLTWGWLPEARDVGAQWDAGWSGTMSLPRELSLADDGGLCQRPAPELRALRGENVGHDVLRLDNERRTLDVDSRQFELRATVRLDDADALELSVLETPDRAEQTPIRYTRNSEVSIDRSTASLDERATSATQEMRVTPYDSPLSLRVFVDGSVVEVFANERHCLTSRVYPTREDATGVSLQAEGGRATVASLDVWELAGAWTRAGTDQGSQ; this is encoded by the coding sequence ATGGTCGAATCGCTGCGTATCGGCTGTCTCTACGCCGACTCCTGCTCCGACGAGCAGGCGGCCGCCTACGACTGGTGCGAGGAGGCAGCCGGGACGGTCGAGCGGTGTTCGCTCACGGCAGTCGATCCCGGGGCGTTCGACGTCCTCTGGTGGCACCGCGACGACGAGTTCGATCCGGACGACCTGTCGGCCGACGCCGCGGAGACGCTTCGGTCGGCCGTCGAATCGGGCGGCGGACTGTTGCTCACGCTGGGCGCGATGGGCGCGGTCGTCCCGCTGGGCTTCGAGGCGGTCCCACCCGACGAGACCGGCTGGGAGGAGATCTCCGAACCGACCGGGCCGTTGTGGAAGGCCCTCTACGAGGACCACCCCGTCCACGCGGAGTTCGATACGCTGCGTATCCACACTCGCGGTCCCGGGGTGACGGTTCCGTACGCTCGATACGAAGGAGTGGTTCCGGCTCGGGGCGACGTGCTCGCGAGCACTGCACGGGCGGACACCGACGCAGTCTCGGAACTGTCGACGATCGCCTGGCATCCCGGTGACGGGCAGGTGCTGGGGATCGGATCGGCCGTCTCCTTTCTCCATCCGACCCACGACATCTGCCAGCGCAACCGCGAGACGCTCGTGGGAAACGCCCTCCGCCAGCTGGCCGGCGGGGAGCGGTCGCCGCTGCTTGGTCGACCGAACGACGCCGAAACGTTTGGCTTAGCCAGGGACCGGCTGGCGACCGACCGACTGCGCCCGAACTATCACGTCACGCCGCCGGCCAACTGGCTGAACGACCCCAACGGCCTCATCCACTGGAACGGTCGCTATCACCTCTTCTACCAGTACAACCCCGCGGGTCCGTTCCACGGGACGATCCACTGGGGCCACGCCGTCAGCGACGACCTGGTCCACTGGGAGGACGAACCAGTGGCGTTGACCCCCTCGCCGGACGGCCCGGACCGTGACGGCTGCTGGTCCGGCTGTGCGGTCGACGACGACGGGACCCCGACGATCCTCTACACCGGCGGTCGCGAGAAGCTCCAGTTACCCTGTATGGCGACCGCCGACGACGACAGCCTGCGAACCTGGAGCAAAGACCCCGAGAACCCGATCATCCAGGAGGTCCCCCGGGAGCCACAGGTCCTCTCGACGGAGGACTGGGACGGGGAGTTCCGGGACCACTGTGTCTGGCGCGAGGACGGGACCTGGTATCAGCTCATCGGCGCCGGCATCGAGGACGGCGGCGGCGCGGCCCTGTTGTACGAATCCGGTGACCTCCGGAACTGGGAGTACCGCGGGCCGATCCTGACCGGCGACCGGGACACGGCCGGAACCGTCTGGGAGTGTCCCGAACTGCTCGACTTCGGCGAGAAACAGCTGCTGCACATCTCGAACTACGAGGACGTCGTCTACTTCCTGGGGACCTACGAGGACGGCCAGTTCGACGCCGAACGGCGGGACAAGCTCGACCACGGCGACTTCTACGCCCCCCAGTCGATGTGGCTCGACGACGGGCAGGTCCTCACCTGGGGATGGCTCCCGGAGGCCAGGGACGTCGGCGCGCAGTGGGACGCCGGCTGGTCCGGCACGATGTCGCTCCCCCGGGAGTTGAGTCTGGCCGACGACGGCGGCCTCTGTCAGCGGCCGGCCCCGGAACTCCGGGCGCTACGCGGTGAGAACGTCGGTCACGACGTCCTCCGTCTCGACAACGAGCGCCGGACGCTCGACGTCGACAGCCGCCAGTTCGAACTGCGTGCGACGGTTCGACTGGACGACGCCGACGCTCTGGAGCTGTCGGTACTGGAGACGCCGGACAGAGCGGAACAGACGCCGATTCGGTACACACGCAACTCGGAGGTGTCGATCGATCGCTCGACGGCCAGCCTCGACGAGCGGGCCACGAGCGCGACCCAGGAGATGCGGGTGACGCCGTACGACTCGCCGCTGTCCCTGCGCGTGTTCGTCGACGGCTCCGTCGTCGAGGTGTTCGCAAACGAGCGCCACTGTCTGACGAGTCGCGTCTACCCCACCCGCGAGGACGCAACGGGTGTCTCGCTGCAGGCCGAAGGCGGCCGGGCGACGGTCGCCTCGCTGGACGTCTGGGAGTTGGCGGGCGCTTGGACCCGAGCCGGGACCGACCAGGGGTCACAGTAG